A genomic segment from Aspergillus puulaauensis MK2 DNA, chromosome 1, nearly complete sequence encodes:
- a CDS encoding uncharacterized protein (COG:G;~EggNog:ENOG410PG15;~InterPro:IPR020846,IPR011701,IPR036259;~PFAM:PF07690,PF05978;~TransMembrane:12 (i30-48o75-97i104-123o129-151i160-180o200-220i271-296o316-333i340-361o367-389i401-420o432-451i);~go_function: GO:0022857 - transmembrane transporter activity [Evidence IEA];~go_process: GO:0055085 - transmembrane transport [Evidence IEA]), translated as MSEKPEFILDTSQVAEGDRNMDTKTLRRKLLWKLDTRILPPLALLYLANFVDRSNVGNAKILGLEEDLSLANHQYANALAVFFVFYVVSELPSNLILRRMTPKFWLPFLVFLTGIIVMCIGFVKTYAQFIVVRALLGTAEGGLYPGSLLFLSTIYTREELALRVGIFYSSASLSGAFGGLLARGLSAIPTTSIVYGSWRWIFIVEGIITCVIATGAYFLLPNSVETASFLTAEERAFAQERLKASHQSPSSDQEQDQDHERFRWSEVRRGILSLQLLLTGTVYFSICCALFSFSLFLPSIIQSLGYTANEAQLLSVPPYAVASIVGVVVSFISDRLRVRGILILVSLPLAIIGYVLIARVSSDVTKYGLTFLMASGIYGSVPPLLVWILNNSAGHYKRATAGAMQVCMANCGGIVAAFLYPNAEKPGYVKSHTIILGVLCYSWICVLLNVVHVWKINKDKKDGQYDRYIGYGDDREPSFRLVL; from the exons ATGTCGGAAAAACCCGAATTCATACTAGACACCTCCCAGGTTGCAGAGGGAGACCGTAATATGGACACAAAAACACTACGGAGGAAACTCTTGTGGAAGCTCGACACCAG GATACTCCCCCCACTGGCCCTTCTCTACCTCGCAAACTTCGTCGACCGATCCAATGTCGGCAATGCGAAGATCCTGGGCCTTGAAGAGGACCTCAGTCTAGCAAACCACCAATACGCAAAtgccctcgccgtcttcttcgtcttctaCGTCGTCTCAGAGCTCCCGTCAAACCTCATTCTCAGACGAATGACGCCTAAATTCTGGCTTCCATTCTTGGTATTCCTCACAGGCATCATCGTGATGTGCATTGGCTTCGTCAAGACATACGCCCAGTTCATCGTTGTGCGCGCCTTGCTCGGAACAGCAGAGGGAGGGTTATATCCCGGCTCGCTGCTCTTCCTGTCTACAATCTACACGCGCGAAGAACTGGCGCTGCGCGTGGGGATATTCTACTCCAGCGCGTCACTATCCGGTGCCTTCGGGGGCCTTCTCGCGCGAGGCCTTTCGGCGATCCCAACGACGTCGATTGTATACgggagctggcggtggatttTCATCGTCGAGGGGATCATCACCTGTGTTATTGCGACGGGGGCGTACTTCCTCCTGCCGAATTCCGTGGAGACGGCGTCGTTCTTGACGGCTGAAGAACGGGCGTTTGCTCAGGAGCGGTTGAAGGCGTCGCATCAGTCCCCCTCCTCGGACCAAGAGCAGGATCAGGACCATGAACGGTTTCGCTGGTCTGAAGTCCGCCGGGGGATTCTTTCATTGCAGCTGCTTCTCACAGGGACCGTGTACTTCTCCATCTGCTGCGCGCTGTTCTCCTTCAGCCTGTTCCTGCCATCAATCATCCAATCCCTGGGCTATACCGCAAACGAGGCACAGCTGTTGTCCGTCCCTCCCTACGCCGTGGCATCGATAGTAGGCGTGGTCGTATCATTCATATCAGATAGGCTGCGCGTCCGAGGAATCCTCATCCTAGTCTCCCTCCCGCTCGCAATCATCGGATACGTCCTGATCGCGCGCGTCTCCAGCGACGTGACAAAATACGGGCTTACGTTTCTAATGGCCTCGGGGATCTACGGGTCCGTTCCGCCGCTGTTGGTCTGGATACTGAATAATTCTGCGGGCCACTATAAGCGGGCCACGGCCGGCGCGATGCAAGTATGCATGGCGAACTGTGGCGGGATTGTTGCGGCGTTTCTGTATCCGAATGCTGAGAAGCCGGGTTATGTCAAAAGCCATACGATTATTCTGGGGGTTCTTTGCTATTCGTGGATTTG CGTTCTTCTCAATGTAGTGCATGTGTGGAAGATtaacaaggacaagaaggatgggCAGTACGATCGGTATATTGGATATGGGGATGACCGAGAGCCGTCCTTCCGACTGGTGCTCTGA
- a CDS encoding MBL fold metallo-hydrolase (COG:S;~EggNog:ENOG410PIQ1;~InterPro:IPR001279,IPR036866;~PFAM:PF00753) — translation MSTPSQEQHFIKSTTPTEPTIHALFEPNTSTWQYIVVDPSSSEGVIIDPVLDYDRATQTITTSSADGILKIVKEKGYKIAMILETHIHADHVTAASYLQGQLAQSQFQGFQPPIGIGKRIEQVQTLFGGRYGVAEAEYRGIFGKYFDDDEGFKIGELDASVLHLPGHTPDHVGYRIGENVFCGDSIFHADIGTARCDFPGGSSSDMFHSGRKLLNLEDGVNIWTGHDYPPQNRAGPSPYMRVREHRRHNKHLMDGTTLEEYVRMRGERDATMAEPKLLHPALQVNIRAGRMPEKRDSGYRLLHLPLKWEGVI, via the exons ATGTCCACCCCCAGTCAAGAACAACACTTCATCAAATCAACAACCCCCACCGAACCAACCATCCACGCCCTCTTCGAACCAAACACCTCAACATGGCAATACATCGTCGTCGAcccctcatcctcagaaGGAGTGATAATCGACCCAGTCCTCGACTACGACCGCGCAACCCAAACCATCACGACAAGCAGCGCAGACGGGATCCTCAAGATCGTCAAAGAGAAAGGGTACAAGATCGCCATGATCCTCGAAACGCATATCCATGCAGACCATGTTACTGCGGCGTCGTATCTGCAGGGCCAActcgcccagtcccagttTCAAGGGTTTCAACCGCCCATTGGTATTGGGAAGCGCATCGAGCAAGTCCAGACTTTGTTTGGCGGGCGCTATGGGGTTGCTGAAGCCGAGTACAGGGGTATCTTTGGGAAGTACtttgatgatgacgaggggTTTAAGATTGGAGAGTTGGACGCATCGGTTCTGCATCTCCCAGGACATACGCCGGACCATGTTGGATATCGGATTGGTG AAAACGTCTTCTGCGGCGACTCCATCTTCCACGCAGATATCGGAACAGCAAGATGCGACTTCCCAGGGGGAAGCTCAAGCGATATGTTCCACTCCGGACGCAAACTATTAAATCTAGAAGATGGCGTCAACATCTGGACTGGACACGACTATCCCCCGCAAAACCGCGCGGGTCCGAGTCCGTACATGCGTGTGCGCGAGCACAGACGGCACAATAAACACCTGATGGACGGGACGACGTTAGAGGAGTATGTGAGAATGCGAGGCGAGAGGGACGCCACTATGGCTGAGCCTAAGCTGCTTCATCCGGCGCTGCAGGTGAATATTCGGGCTGGACGGATGCCGGAGAAAAGGGATTCGGGGTATCGGCTTTTGCATTTGCCGCTGAAGTGGGAGGGTGTGATATAG
- a CDS encoding uncharacterized protein (SECRETED:SignalP(1-18)) produces MRSNTLLLVLTLCTSALAADDVVTMFIPDNEKGQALAGKVLGSQSDTTTYALACADSVKTCDLPSGDSITVVHAPSTMSILENGAKHNVTIACDHGHKSATCSLHVDDGGWTGTTTYPVHSYAVTVTATETETGSSGDTSASASASPSGTTWTSSSVAPTSSPSSTPTDGEGSEETDGPGNGAGAIGQEAGMSFAAGAAAVAVGVAAAVL; encoded by the exons ATGCGCTCCAAcacgctcctcctcgtccttacCCTGTGCACCAGCGCCCTGGCAGCAGACGATGTAGTGACGATGTTCATCCCAGACAACGAAAAAGGCCAGGCCCTTGCCGGAAAAGTCCTCGGATCG CAATCCGACACAACCACATACGCCCTCGCCTGCGCAGACTCCGTCAAGACCTGTGATCTTCCCAGCGGCGACAGCATAACTGTAGTCCACGCACCGTCTACAATGAGCATACTCGAAAACGGCGCAAAGCA CAACGTTACTATAGCATGCGACCACGGCCACAAGAGCGCGACCTGTTCTCTCCATGTCGACGATGGTGGCTGGACCGGCACAACAACCTACCCTGTCCACTCGTATGCGGTGACTGTCACTgcgacggagacggagacgggTTCGTCTGGTGatacttctgcttctgcttctgcttctccctcggGTACAACCTGGACTTCGTCTTCTGTTGCACCGACGAGTTCGCCTAGTAGTACGCCTACTGATGGTGAGGGTTCCGAGGAGACAGATGGCCCGGGGAACGGGGCTGGGGCTATAGGACAGGAGGCTGGGATGTcgtttgctgctggggctgcggctgtggcggtgggtgttgctgctgctgttctttaG
- a CDS encoding uncharacterized protein (SECRETED:SignalP(1-18)), whose amino-acid sequence MRFFSAITPLALVATSNALNAASIKETDEGFAVITAQCSDDYFTCIANCPLTAPAQFCITWPLSCAIIYC is encoded by the exons ATGCGTTTCTTCTCCGCTATCACCCCTCTCGCCCTCGTTGCAACCTCCAACGCTTTGAATG CTGCAAGCATCAAAGAAACCGACGAAGGATTCGCAGTGATCACGGCTCAATGCAGCGACGACTATTTCACCTGCATCGCCAACTGCCCGCTGACCGCGCCTGCTCAGTTCTGTATTACCTGGCCGCTTAGCTGTGCTATTATCTACTGTTAG
- a CDS encoding uncharacterized protein (COG:S;~EggNog:ENOG410PNW4), which translates to MSIYENIAATRDRHSQILSSLAAVDRAPAALKSHDAYLSDLRDELNQTNRNLKAIQKHTQAEREKHASYRDSTVRRLMYRATGKRADFEERADKEMREYYSAVERENETQARNEMLETQIGEAVSRKRELQRACNERAALSDELEAMYRSLFEGPTEEFPEEDAQEQVTKTAQRRYGELSERLDNINRAAQCLAKAQLAIKQAMLSLFEAVRHCERDIWGFGGLLADMGQQNCLSQAQQKVSQTQMLVNQAMRLDRHVQPLPAMNIVQHDMISGLIFDNAFYNINFLKRVQQSFNEVKLAEHALGVQLRRTKSRAADMQEDVGEATVTLDSAQKELRRIREQAFMQAAEPPPPYSEKTSEVESGLEAPRM; encoded by the coding sequence ATGTCCATCTACGAAAACATAGCCGCAACACGAGACCGGCACAGCCAaatcctctcctctctaGCAGCCGTAGACCGCGCCCCCGCAGCCCTAAAGTCGCACGATGCCTACCTCTCCGACCTCCGCGACGAGCTCAACCAAACGAATCGCAACCTGAAGGCAATCCAAAAACACACACAAGCCGAGCGCGAGAAACACGCCAGCTACAGGGACAGCACCGTCCGGCGGCTGATGTACCGGGCAACGGGGAAGCGGGCGGACTTTGAAGAGCGCGCGGATAAGGAGATGAGGGAGTACTATAGTGCTGTGGAAAGAGAGAACGAGACGCAGGCGCGGAATGAGATGCTTGAGACGCAGATTGGCGAGGCTGTGAGTCGGAAGAGGGAGTTGCAGCGGGCGTGTAATGAGCGTGCGGCGCTGAGtgatgagctggaggccaTGTATAGGAGTTTGTTCGAGGGTCCGACGGAGGAGTTccccgaggaggatgcgCAGGAGCAGGTTacgaagacggcgcagaGACGGTATGGGGAGTTGAGTGAGCGGCTGGACAATATCAACCGGGCGGCGCAGTGTCTGGCGAAGGCGCAGCTGGCGATTAAGCAAGCGATGCTGAGTCTGTTTGAGGCCGTAAGGCATTGCGAGAGGGATAtttgggggtttgggggtCTTCTTGCGGATATGGGCCAGCAGAATTGTCTCTCGCAGGCGCAGCAGAAGGTCAGCCAGACGCAGATGCTGGTGAACCAGGCGATGCGCCTTGATCGCCATGTGCAGCCGCTGCCGGCGATGAATATAGTGCAGCATGACATGATCAGCGGGCTTATCTTTGACAATGCGTTCTATAACATCAACTTCCTGAAGAGGGTGCAGCAGTCATTCAACGAGGTGAAACTGGCCGAGCACGCCCTGGGGGTGCAATTAAGGCGCACAAAGTCTCGCGCAGCAGATATGCAGGAGGACGTCGGTGAAGCCACAGTCACTCTCGACAGCGCGCAAAAGGAGCTTCGCAGGATCAGGGAACAGGCCTTTATGCAGGCTGCtgagccg
- a CDS encoding uncharacterized protein (COG:Q;~EggNog:ENOG410PKZK;~InterPro:IPR002347,IPR036291,IPR020904;~PFAM:PF00106,PF13561,PF08659;~go_function: GO:0016491 - oxidoreductase activity [Evidence IEA];~go_process: GO:0055114 - oxidation-reduction process [Evidence IEA]) produces MPLYQPPDVNRNVLSQFSLKGKVAAVTGGARGIGLEIVRGLAEAGADVALIYSSNASANESAAAIAAANGVRVQAYKSDVTTRSTIAATMDQVLQEFGALDVVVANAGVCTNCPNLEYTEETWRRDNAVNYDGVMWTAQAAGRIFKEKGKGNLIITASVSATLVNIPQTQVAYNASKAAAVHLAKSLAVEWADFARVNCISPGFIMTEMLTQQPKELFDKWLSMIPGRRICDPAELKGAYVFLASDACCYMTGADLIIDGGYTLP; encoded by the exons ATGCCTCTCTACCAACCCCCCGACGTAAACCGCAACGTCCTCTCCCAATTCTCACTCAAAGGCAAAGTCGCCGCCGTCACCGGCGGTGCCAGGGGCATTGGGCTGGAGATAGTCCGCGGCCTCGCCGAAGCCGGTGCAGACGTTGCCCTGATCTACAGCAGCAATGCGTCGGCCAACGAGTCTGCCGCTGCAATTGCCGCTGCGAATGGTGTCCGGGTCCAAGCCTACAAATCGGACGTCACGACGCGCAGTACCATTGCCGCAACCATGGACCAGGTCCTGCAGGAGTTTGGGGCGCTGGACGTTGTCGTTGCAAACGCGGGTGTTTGTACCAACTGCCCGAACCTGGAGTACACGGAGGAGACGTGGAGGAGGGATAATGCGGTGAACTATGATGGGGTTATGTGGACTGCGCAGGCTGCTGGGAGGATTTTCAAGgaaaaggggaaggggaattTGATTATCACTGCGTCGGTTAGTGCCACGCTGGTGAATATCCCCCAGACGCAGGTCGCGTATAATGCGTCCAAGGCCGCGGCGGTGCATCTGGCGAAGAGTTTAGCGGTGGAGTGGGCGGACTTTGCTCGTGTGAACTGCATTTCGCCTGGGTTTATTATGACGGAGA TGCTCACGCAGCAGCCAAAAGAGCTGTTTGACAAGTGGTTGTCCATGATTCCCGGCCGGAGAATCTGCGATCCTGCTGAACTCAAAGGG GCCTATGTATTCCTGGCGAGTGACGCATGCTGCTATATGACGGGGGCCGACTTGATTATTGACGGGGGCTACACTCTTCCTTAG
- a CDS encoding NAD(P)/FAD-dependent oxidoreductase (COG:C;~EggNog:ENOG410PGV2;~InterPro:IPR023753,IPR015904,IPR036188;~go_function: GO:0016491 - oxidoreductase activity [Evidence IEA];~go_process: GO:0055114 - oxidation-reduction process [Evidence IEA]) — MISGKYATRPLTALLPTKRLASTSPAPSSRSHKIIVIGGGSAGLSISHQLLRSGQFSAQDIAIVDPATWHHYQPGWTLVGGGVKEKTSLRQDLSGLIDPKLKFYNQGVATFTPDQNQVTLENGDKLDYSQLVVAPGIKIDYGAIKGLPEALADAHAPVSSIYGFETCDKVFRNVENLRRGTALFTQPTGVVKCAGAPQKIMWLASDYWRKAGLYKYGEQSPIKIDFATGLPVMFGVPKYSAKLDEIRRERGVNGLFQHDLVSVDGDKATFAVSGGESVTKRFDLLHAVPKMGPHGFIKESALVNEAGFVDVNPETTRHVRFDNVWSAGDASSLPTSKTAAAITSQAPVLVRNLLSAMEGKTAASTYDGYTSCPLTTEYGKVLLAEFKYGGVPKETFKWLGLDQATPRRAFYHLKKDFFPWVYFRSMVKGTWGGPSGWLN; from the coding sequence ATGATCTCCGGCAAGTACGCCACCAGGCCTCTCACAGCCCTACTCCCAACAAAACGATTAGCATCAACAAGCCCAGCACCCTCATCACGCTCGCAcaaaatcatcgtcatcggcggcggctcAGCCGGTCTATCCATAAGCCACCAACTCCTCCGCTCAGGCCAATTCAGCGCACAggacatcgccatcgtcgacCCAGCAACCTGGCACCACTATCAACCAGGATGGACACtggtcggcggcggcgttaAAGAAAAGACCTCCCTCCGGCAGGACCTGAGCGGGCTTATCGATCCGAAACTGAAATTCTACAACCAGGGCGTGGCCACTTTCACACCAGACCAGAACCAGGTTACGCTGGAGAACGGGGATAAACTAGATTATAGCCAGCTTGTCGTTGCGCCGGGAATTAAGATTGATTATGGTGCTATCAAGGGACTCCCTGAGGCTCTTGCGGATGCGCATGCGCCTGTCTCGTCGATTTATGGCTTCGAGACTTGTGACAAGGTTTTTCGCAATGTGGAGAATCTTCGACGGGGGACGGCCCTGTTTACGCAGCCAACTGGCGTGGTTAAATGCGCCGGCGCGCCTCAGAAGATTATGTGGCTAGCATCAGACTACTGGCGAAAGGCAGGGCTATACAAGTATGGCGAGCAATCGCCGATCAAAATCGACTTCGCTACCGGTCTTCCCGTCATGTTCGGAGTGCCAAAGTACAGCGCGAAGCTAGACGAGATCCGACGCGAGCGTGGGGTGAACGGCCTTTTCCAGCACGATCTTGTCTCCGTTGATGGGGATAAGGCGACTTTCGCAGTTTCTGGGGGCGAGTCTGTAACGAAACGGTTTGACTTGTTGCATGCAGTTCCCAAAATGGGGCCGCATGGGTTTATCAAGGAGAGTGCGCTTGTGAATGAGGCTGGGTTTGTGGATGTAAACCCTGAAACAACTAGGCATGTCAGGTTTGATAATGTCTGGTCTGCGGGCGATGCGTCCAGCCTGCCGACTTCGAAGACTGCGGCGGCGATTACATCCCAGGCGCCTGTGCTGGTGAGGAATCTTTTGTCTGCTATGGAGGGCAAGACGGCGGCTTCTACGTATGATGGGTATACTTCGTGTCCGTTGACGACGGAGTATGGGAAGGTTCTTCTTGCGGAGTTCAAGTATGGCGGCGTGCCGAAAGAGACGTTCAAGTGGCTGGGACTGGACCAGGCGACGCCGCGAAGGGCATTCTATCATCTCAAGAAGGATTTTTTCCCTTGGGTTTACTTCAGGTCCATGGTCAAGGGGACCTGGGGTGGTCCAAGTGGCTGGTTGAACTAG
- a CDS encoding uncharacterized protein (COG:S;~EggNog:ENOG410Q20J): MSPSEEWKGRYAASQVARIFGSYGVDNACFGPGALRLVGRPAGEFRDLEFVIPDEQLVDAMWALDEGGFIICNDAFCKRRRVDRRATKPGNPETDINDKSRYPSIACAHFHTDNLYQDTLWWLSNLNIGRYITVSSDPDLPPHVPGGCTGPWSSELYPVKILRPSAFTEAVILLAAWGYDSIEGQDSRYWRMIRCLMDNGNNDPTDVEKQLAKPFQYFWENLHAVPNWEPVRLSLRTLRTDEIVTKGVLPPRQCAPGFPKGVKRASPS, from the exons ATGAGTCCATCAGAGGAGTGGAAAGGCCGTTATGCGGCATCTCAGGTTGCCCGCATCTTCGGCAGCTACGGCGTCGACAATGCCTGCTTTGGCCCAGGGGCTCTTCGTCTAGTTGGACGGCCTGCGGGGGAGTTTCGA GACCTTGAGTTTGTGATTCCCGATGAGCAGCTAGTT GATGCAATGTGGGCCCTAGACGAGGGAGGATTTATCATCTGCAACGATGCCTTCTGCAAGCGTCGGCGTGTTGACCGACGAGCAACTAAACCAGGTAATCCAGAAACCGACATCAACGATAAGTCTCGATACCCGTCCATCGCCTGCGCCCATTTCCACACAGACAATCTATACCAAGA TACCCTGTGGTGGCTCTCTAATTTGAACATCGGCCGCTACATAACAGTTTCAAGCGACCCCGACCTCCCGCCTCACGTTCCAGGCGGCTGCACCGGTCCCTGGTCGTCGGAGCTATATCCTGTAAAAATACTCAGACCCTCAGCATTTACCGAAGCGGTCATACTGCTAGCTGCCTGGGGCTATGATTCCATCGAAGGCCAGGACAGTCGGTACTGGCGGATGATCCGGTGTCTGATGGATAACGGGAACAATGACCCTACAGACGTTGAGAAGCAACTGGCGAAGCCATTCCAGTATTTCTGGGAGAACCTGCATGCGGTTCCCAATTGGGAGCCGGTGCGTTTGTCGCTCAGGACCCTGCGGACGGATGAGATTGTGACGAAGGGCGTCTTGCCTCCGCGTCAGTGCGCGCCGGGGTTCCCTAAAGGTGTGAAAAGGGCGTCGCCGTCTTGA
- a CDS encoding uncharacterized protein (COG:M;~EggNog:ENOG410PMGY;~InterPro:IPR002110,IPR036770,IPR020683;~PFAM:PF12796,PF13637,PF13606;~go_function: GO:0005515 - protein binding [Evidence IEA]), protein MPPPAEDAIRAVSVLATQLGNQISVLMLNYISTAKDLPNEFRALSHTFLDTSRTLWAIETGVSELAAANRALPEVIINEVEKKFAAAYAEFQSLEKLIGKLNHYEHRGTWGKLQRGLHRPSQELHRIHESLKKTNEALQISGMAFHWTLSQGDSRSEESLGGGYASLAAALDRIGKGRSTATVDKVNTPDPDRSHASENSLRSSSPSVPPKNAPSAPSRLGQNPSIEQKQPPPDDAETIADDMSSILSLNGFLVSQPDREPVRTSSLPQRGPVARPGPTTASIAEVYSRHNEVSSQASRFAKPQPDTPARYLNVAVSQQNTDSMRQLLAQGADPNQQTSSGTTLLIQAIRERTPHTILNILLAGGADANRKDNYGKTALCEAVQSNQPDSVAALLDRGANPNLPGPEHALWPAVYRPDCLRILLARGADINKTPGLMEQATSVNSIDAVRVLLQAGIDPNCKKDGIYTPLCSAIRDDRADIISLLLAHKADPNLMASEYPAWKCITHNRLHFLPDLLAAGADLHNPPGIAQCAASHNNLAALTWLLQTGGVNPNDRTKSGHTALTTALRDNRLEMLQFLLSHGADPNLRGQDWPIYMATKSPSLLKLLLPKVTNLASHKGVVERAVQANQLDSVKLLLDAGASAEWKNGGVFSPLTTALRERHNDIVHFLLEQDDANTKDGSKNGNNGSRCRADPNAPGEHLPLVKAIRRCDDGDLSMISLLLSKGADPNKCYRDWNAIMQAIENRDLALLKLLIEKGGPVDFKQMDETGRTVLDMVESDGWAEGREVLVAGRT, encoded by the coding sequence ATGCCTCCCCCGGCAGAGGACGCCATCCGTGCCGTCTCCGTGCTGGCCACGCAACTCGGCAACCAGATCTCGGTGCTGATGCTGAATTATATTAGCACTGCCAAAGATCTGCCCAACGAGTTCCGCGCCCTCTCGCACACGTTCCTCGACACCTCTCGCACACTATGGGCGATTGAAACCGGCGTCAGCGAGCTGGCGGCCGCCAACCGCGCCCTGCCAGaggtcatcatcaacgaAGTCGAGAAGAAATTCGCCGCCGCATACGCCGAATTCCAGTcgctcgagaagctcattGGGAAGCTCAACCACTACGAGCACCGCGGGACGTGGGGGAAGCTGCAGCGCGGCCTGCACCGGCCAAGCCAGGAGCTGCACCGCATCCACGAGTCGCTTAAAAAAACCAACGAGGCCCTCCAGATCAGCGGCATGGCCTTCCACTGGACTCTGTCCCAGGGAGACTCTCGCTCGGAGGAATCGTTGGGCGGGGGCTATGCGAGccttgctgctgcgctggaCCGCATCGGCAAAGGCCGGTCAACCGCGACGGTCGACAAGGTGAATactcctgatcctgatcgCTCGCATGCTTCTGAAAACTCGCTgcggtcgtcgtcgccctctGTGCCTCCAAAGAACGCTCCCTCTGCCCCGAGCCGGCTCGGCCAGAACCCGTCTATCGAGCAGAAGCAGCCTCCGCCGGACGATGCTGAGACGATTGCCGACGACATGTCTTCGATTCTATCGCTGAACGGCTTCCTTGTCTCCCAGCCCGATCGTGAGCCCGTACGAAcctcctctctccctcaGCGCGGGCCTGTGGCCAGACCGGGTCCGACTACGGCGTCAATCGCGGAGGTATACAGCAGGCACAACGAGGTCTCTAGCCAGGCCAGTCGGTTTGCCAAACCGCAGCCTGATACGCCAGCGCGGTATTTGAATGTGGCAGTGAGCCAGCAGAACACGGATAGTATGCGCCAGCTGCTGGCCCAAGGCGCAGACCCGAATCAACAGACGAGCAGTGGCACGACGCTGCTCATCCAGGCAATCCGCGAGCGCACTCCACATACCATCCTGAACATCCTACTAGCCGGCGGAGCAGACGCAAACCGGAAAGACAACTACGGCAAGACGGCGCTCTGCGAAGCGGTGCAGAGCAACCAGCCCGACAGCGTGGCCGCCCTGCTGGACCGCGGAGCAAACCCTAACTTGCCCGGCCCCGAGCATGCCCTCTGGCCTGCAGTCTATCGCCCCGACTGTCTGCGCATCCTGCTCGCTCGCGGCGCAGACATCAACAAGACTCCTGGTCTCATGGAGCAGGCCACCAGCGTCAACAGCATCGACGCCGTCCGAGTCCTGCTGCAGGCCGGCATCGATCCAAACTGCAAGAAAGACGGCATCTACACGCCCCTGTGCTCCGCCATCCGCGACGACCGCGCAGACATCATCTCCCTCCTGCTCGCCCACAAGGCAGACCCAAACCTCATGGCCTCCGAATACCCGGCCTGGAAATGCATCACCCACAACCGCCTCCACTTCCTGCCtgacctcctcgccgccggcgCAGACCTACACAACCCCCCCGGAATCGCCCAGTGCGCAGCATcccacaacaacctcgcAGCCCTGACCTGGCTCCTCCAAACCGGCGGCGTCAATCCAAACGACCGCACAAAGTCCGGCCACACAGCCCTCACAACCGCCCTCCGCGATAACCGCCTCGAAATGCTACAGTTCCTGCTCTCGCACGGCGCAGACCCGAACCTCCGCGGCCAAGACTGGCCCATCTACATGGCCACCAAGTCGCCGTCTTTGCTCAAACTGCTACTCCCGAAAGTCACGAACCTAGCCTCACATAAAGGCGTCGTTGAGCGCGCCGTGCAGGCTAATCAACTCGACAGCGTCAAACTCCTTCTCGACGCCGGTGCATCCGCAGAGTGGAAGAACGGCGGcgtcttctctcctctcaCTACTGCTCTACGTGAAAGACATAACGACATCGTACACTTCCTACTCGAGCAGGACGATGCCAACACCAAGGACGGCAGCAAGAACGGCAACAATGGCAGCAGGTGCAGGGCAGACCCCAACGCCCCCGGCGAACACCTCCCCCTCGTCAAAGCCATCCGCCGCTGCGACGACGGGGACCTTTCCATGATCTCGCTACTCCTCAGCAAAGGCGCAGACCCGAACAAATGCTACCGCGACTGGAACGCGATCATGCAGGCGATTGAGAACCGGGATCTGGcgctgctgaagctcctCATTGAGAAGGGGGGCCCTGTGGACTTTAAGCAGATGGATGAGACGGGGAGGACGGTGTTGGATATGGTTGAGAGTGATGGGTGggcggaggggagggaggttCTTGTGGCTGGACGGACTTGA